CCGCCGGCCTGCGGCCACGGCTGACCTCCGCGCAGGGCCGCACGCCACCGCGGACGGGGCCACGGCCGCCTTCGCGGGGCCACATGGCGTGGGCGGGCAGGCCGAGGGGCGCGCCTGGCGGCCGGCGGGCTGCTGCGGCAGCCAGTCCCGGGCCATGCGGCCGCGCGGCGGGGGACACCGGGTTGGCCAGGGCCTCCGGACCAGGACACGCCCGCCCCTCGCAGGGGCCTGGGTCCCCACTGGCGGTTACCCAGCGGCCGCCGCGAGCGCGCCCGGGGCCTTCCCGTCGTTACCTCGGGCCGGGCCCGCGCACGCGCGGCGCCGCCGACCTTACGTCCTCCCTCTGCCGCCGACACGTTCGTTCCGCCCACCGCCGCCTCACCCCCAACCCGGACCGCCCCTCCGCGCGCATAAATGGGTTCACCCACATCCGGGGATCTGGGAGAAGGGTGAGCAGGTCACGTGATGCCGGGTGTGGCCGGGGGGGagtgctgctgctgtggtgccGAGTGTGGCCCGGGGGAAGCGCTGCTGCTGTGGGCCGGGTGCTGGTAAGAGTTTCCTGCGTTCGTGGCGCGGGTCTTGGCGTGACGGGGTCCAGTCCAGCGGCCGCAGCCGATGCCTTCACCTCATCCTTGGAGTGTGGCGGGCGGGAAAGCCCTGACGTGGCGGTCGGACCTCCCCCTCCTGGTTTCCGCACTTGGTATCGCCCTCCTCGGTCCGGAAGCCGTGGTTGCGGGTCGGCCTCCCCGGTACGGTGGCCTGCGAGGGTCATTTCTAGCGCCACAGAAAAGCTGGGgtgtgtttttttggttttgttttatctttgatCGTGTGAATGCTTAGTCACAAAGctttgggagacagagatggacaagAGGTGCCCCTGTCGCAGGGAAGGCACGCACTGCCCGTCTCCCTTGTTGGCGCCAGGCCCGGCGCCCGCAGGACAAGCAGGGCTGATTGGCACACTGGTGGCCGGTGCGGAGAGTGGTGTGACGGGCGTTTGATCAGGGCCGGGGTTCCCGTGAGGCTTGCAGGACGGAGCCTGGCCTTGCTGTAGAGGTGGTGATTTAACCCTGggtccggggcggggcgggggcggcctaGCCCGGACACCGCTCCCTGCGTGCAGTGAGTTCACCTGGAGTCGCCAGATGCAGGCCAGCGGGGAAGGCGAGGTGTGATGCCGAGGCGCTAGGGGCAGGGACTGGATTTCGGAGCGGGAGAGTGGCACTGGGCGGGCGCTGTTTGCGGGCAGGTGGAAGAGACCTGCTGAGGGACCCTGGTGCAGGATTTGCACCTGCAGCCAGACAGGCGTGCCCGAGCCGCGGGCCGCAGAGCTGAGCTCGCCTGTGTCGGGGTGGGGTTAGCACAGGAGGTCTCCCGAAGCCCTCATCGGAGGCGGCGCTGCGAGGGCCTGGGAAAACCACAGAGGGGACAGACTGCACCGTAGATAACGGCACCCGAGCCTAAGGAGCCCCGAAGACAGGCTCCTTCAGCGAGTCGCCGAGTGGTCCTGGCCGGCCTCGGGACGCCCCGCGGCTTGCTGGTGGCAGAAGGAGCGCCTTCGCCGCGGTTAGAAACCTCTCCGCACCCGACGCGGTGCAGTTACGGCCCAGGGGTTAGGAGAGCAGGGGCCCGCGGATGCAGTGGGAGCCCGCCGCCCGCCGTGGTTCTCTGTGTGCGCGTCCGCAGGGTCGGAGGCCGGGAGGGCCTGAGGGCGCCTTTGGTCCAGTGGGGTGCAGGCCGTCGGCATTAACGGGGGGAACGCCAGCGATGAGGGGGCCTCAGGTGCCCTCCAAGCCAGCCAGGCCTCTGCGAGAGGTTGCAGCTGCTCTGGGGACAATGAGGCTGGCAGGCATCAGGGCGCTGGGTGCAGCTGGGAGTGGGGAGATACCATGGTCActgagaggggggaggggagatacCATGGTCTCTGATAGGGGGGAGTGGAGATACCATAGTCACTGAGAGGGGGGAGTGGAGATACCATGGTCACTGAGAGTAGGGGGAAGGGAGATACCATGGTCactgggggagagtgaggggAGACACCATGGTCACTGaggggggtgaggagggagatACCATGGTCACTGGGGGGGAGTGAGGGGAGACACCATGGTCACTGAgggggggtgaggagggagatACCATGGTCACTGAgtggggggtgaggagggagatACCATGGTCACTGAGAGTGGGGGAGCAGCCTGGGATGCCCCAGATGCTCACCTGGAGGTGCCCCTCTCCGAGCTCGGGCCGGCCGCTGTTTTAGGAAGGAAGCAAGCTTTCCGACCGCTCTCACCGTCCCTGGCCTGAGGCCTTGTGGCAGGCCTGCCCTGGCCACGTCCTAAGGTGTGAGCTGAGCGCGTGCAGTGTGCTCCTGTGCTGAGGTTTGAATCGGGCAGGTGCAGCCGGATGGAAAGGCTCGCAGGGCTGGAGCAGGACCCCCACGCCGGCGTGGTGCCCGTGCTGCCGGGGAACGGCTGTGCTCAGATGCCACACGGCTGAGGGCGAGGGCGTCACCTGGGAACGGCTCCCTGCCGGCCGCTCCATGGTCCTGGTCTCTCAGCTGGGCTGAGTCTGTCCAGAGGCGCTCACTGCAAAGTGTTTGTCGGCTGCGCGGCCGCAGGAACTCTGGTTTTTGAGTTGTCACGTGACTACTTGggtgggaatgccagcactgataAGCCTGGGCAGTGCTGGTGCTGAGTCCACGTCTTTCCGGCCGTCCCGTTTCAGAAGGAACCCCTTGGCGTCCGGCTCCCCCGAGGTCAAAGCCGCGGGAACATGGACAGTGAGGTGCAGCGGGACGGAAGGATCTTGGATCTCATCGACGACGCCTGGAGGGAAGACAAGCTGCCCTACGAGGATGTGGCGATACCGCTGGTAGGTGGCgatggggccggggccagggctggaggcagggtGTCCAGGTGCcgtacctgggagggcagagacgTCGGAGCCCCACATGGCATTTGCAGAGCAGTGTGGTTCAGAAGGCGGAGGTAACCAGCACGGCTAGGGGTCTCGCCAGGGCTGCAGCGCCACCCTTCTGAGCCGTGTTCCGGCCACTGCAGTACAGCCGGAGGGAGACCGGACAATGAGGTGTGCCAGACAGACAGGAGCGGCCTCATGGAAGCTGACCGGGGCCCTGCTTCCCTCTGGGCCCTGTCAGCTGCCGACGTTTCCAGAACATGCACCCATCCTGGGTTCCCTGGGACATACTCGTAAGATGCCTGGCTTGTCTTTAGCGATTGGGCCAGCGGGCTTCGAGGGCACTGTGTTCTGCCCTCATTTCTAGAAACCACTTCCGTCAGGCGTTTGCTGAGCCGCACGTAACAAGGTGAGCCCGCAGTTCGGGGTATGTAAATGTGTCTCAGGCCTGCCAGGGACAAGGAGACCGGGGCCTGGGGACTGTTTTTCTCGAAAGCGTGCTGCTACGCTGAGAAGAGCGATTCAGAAAATATGAGTTAGAGGTTATTTCCCTGCTGTTTGCAAAACAATGACTGTTCAGCTCACCCGCATCTGATTTAAGTGAGAAGTAGTGGTAGTCCCGTGAATGACCGCGTATCGGTCGGCAGGTGACCGTGTGTCCCGTGAATGACCGCGTATCGGTCGGCAGGTGACCGTGTGTCCCGTGAATGACCGCGTATCGGTCGGCAGGTGACCGCTTAGTTCGGGTTTGGAATCAGTccaaaagtggagcagacagatgATCACAGCGAGCGTTTACGAAATGCTTTGCCTGAGGCTGGAGACAGCCTTCACCCTGACCCTGCAAGCAGCCCCGGAAGGCGATGTCCTGCCCATTTCATAGGGAAGGGGTGGGATCGGAGAGCGAGCGTGTGCAGTCTGCTAGCTAACAGACCGGCTCCATGGCACATCTGGGGAGCCCCACACCCCGTCTGCAAGCCTTTGTCCCTTCATTCGTTCATGCGACAAGCGTTTCTTGGAAGCCTGCTGCACGCCACAGGGATGGGAACGTATTCTACAGCTCCCTCCCCCAAGGGCTCTGGAGAGGCCACACGTACACCTGTATGGAGCCCGCCCGCCTGGTAGACCAGGAAGTGGCTTCAGGGAGAGCGTGCCGTCTGAGGACTCCAAGGTTGGCAGGGTAGACAGGGGCACTGCCGCCGAGGGCCGGCTGTTAAAGGCCCGGGGTTGTGAAAGGCGTAGGAGGTGGTGCGACGTTAGCAGGCGGAGAAGCGGGGCTCAGCGGGTGTTGAAAGGCCTCTTGGACACCGTGCCTGGACCTCTTTTTAGGACATCCAGGAATGATGATCTTCAGGACTGAAGACAGCCACGCTCAGATTCAGCTTTTGGAAAATCACTTGCAGCGTTGCTAGAGGTGGTGTGACGTGGAGAAAACCGCAGGTCACCGAGGGGAGGCCGTCACAGGCGTCTCAGCGAGACAGGAGGGCCTAACAAAGCCAGGGAAGTGGAGGGGCTTGCCGGATTCCGGAGAATCCAGCTGCACCGTATCTGTGGGGGAGACGGGCGcctccctgctggctgcaggtggTGACCTGGTCTTGCTGCTGACCAGGACCTTTGCCCCGGCCTTGTCATCTTAAAGCGGCATATATGTACGTTAGCGCTTGCTGCCTAGCAAAGCGCGTCGACGCCTGGGAGCTCCAAACAGCAGCCGTCCCCTCACGACTTTGTGTCTCAGCTGGCGAGGCTGTGGGCTTCCAGGTTGTGCTCGGCAGACCCTTGGCATGCAGCCGCCCTGCAGactggctggggcctgggaggtcCAGGCCAGTGTCACGTGTCCGGCCGTCAGCAGGCTGTCAGCGGGGTGGCCGTGGTCTCTCCTGACCCAGCAGACCAGCCCAGACGGCTCAGCTCAGTCTCGGGCACCCAGGGCAGCCTGAGGAGCCTGCGGGGCTCAGGATCTGGCCCACTTGCTCACAGTTGTGTCATGTGGCCCGAAGGACGTGGCGTGCCCGTTCCAGACGCAGGGTGGGGAAGTGGGCGCTTTGTTTTGTTAGGAGGAGCTGCAGGTACcactgtgggttttttgttttcttctacgtTTAAGTTTACTTCGTGTAAAAGGCAGACACAGATTCATTCTCCAGGTGCccacaacaagcagggctgggccccaccAAAAgcgggagcctgggactcaaactggcccctcacgtgggtgggagggacccaggcACCGAGCCGTGGTCACCCGCCTCGCAGGGCCAatttgcaggcagctggatgggaagtggaggaggcagCCCTGAAGCCAGGCCCCCCTGTACCGGATGTGGGCGTCCCCAGCTGGGTCTGCGCCCGCTGCCCACCCCTGCGTTACTTCTGCACTTCCCTGGCACGTAGGCCGTCCAGAAAGCACTCCAGCAGTGCAGAGCAACGAGGCGAAGTCGGCCTCCTCCAAATCCGTATTAGCCGAGGGCCTTCGCATTCATCGTCCTCTACGCAGCTGTGAGGACCAGGCTGCGTTTCTAAGTTTAGAGCTCCTGTTCCTGCTTTCTCAGAAATAACGGCCTCTTCAGTGTGTGCGTTTAAATCTTGATCTTACATCTGTACCGCGAGAGGAATGTGCTTCAAATGCATTTACACTCACTCAAGTGCCAGTGTACTTATATGTTAATATTTATGGGGCATAATTTGGAAGTGTTTTCCCTTCACATATTTATTGCAAATTGGAATCCAGTAGGAAATCGTAAGGGTAAATTCAgatcattgcaaaaaaaaaaataatgagtatCAGCGAACTCTGATACAGAGCAGAGTTTCTGTGCTGATAAATTTAGATTTACATATCAGGAAACAGCCCCAGGTTCTGCTAAAGTGTGGCGCAGGGTCTTGCCTTGTGGGAAGCTCCCTGCTGGGGAGTTGTGACTCGGTGTTGGCGGAGTTTTGTGTTGCTCTGCTCGTCCACTAGGGGGAGGTCTTACTCATTTTGTTAGATTTTCAGTTCCTCCACACCTCCCTACccctacacacatacacccctTCATTGTAATACAGGCCTGCTGGATGCAGAATAGTTTGGGGATAgtttgttttaagattatttgttttttatgtgaaaggcagaggagacagaaggagaaatcttccatccgctgattcactacccaggtGCCCACgacatccaggtctgggccaggccaaagccagaagccagaaactccatgcaCTTCTCCCAGTTACTTGGCACCGTCTGCcagctcccaggtgcattagcaggacacggGATTGGACGTGGAGGCGggactcagttcctggctctcttgtgtgggacgccggcatcccaagcagcgcgGCTCCCTGCACCGCAGTGCCTACCCCTAGATACACTTCATGTGTGGAGGGAGCATGCCAGCAAATCTGGTATTTTAAACCATGCTTTCCCCCAAACCCCTCCTGCTGGTTCCTGCCAGAGTTCCTCGGCACTCAGGACAAGCAGGTGTGAGCTCTGGGTGCCCCGCACGGTGCTGAGCACCTGGTGTGAAGTACTTCCATCCTCTGAGACAGGGCCGCTGCCTTCTCCTGTTGGCCAGGGAGGGCACAGGGACCCGAGGCTTTGATTGCGCTGCCCAGGGAACCCAGCACATGCGGGGCTGTGGCGTGGATCCTGGTTGGCTGCCAAAGCCTGTGTCCCTAGCCCTCCTGCCCAAGTCACGGTGCCCACTGGGCCCTGCCAAAGAGAGGCCgagccaggtctgagccatgctcctgctgttttccccacATCTGTTCCTTCTAACTCCTTTGGAATACACATAACAGTGGGTTGCCTTTACCTAGGCTCC
Above is a genomic segment from Lepus europaeus isolate LE1 chromosome 2, mLepTim1.pri, whole genome shotgun sequence containing:
- the ANAPC13 gene encoding anaphase-promoting complex subunit 13 isoform X1, yielding MQASGEGEKEPLGVRLPRGQSRGNMDSEVQRDGRILDLIDDAWREDKLPYEDVAIPLNELPEPEQDNGGTTESVREQEMKWTDLALQYLHENVPPVGN